One Dictyostelium discoideum AX4 chromosome 3 chromosome, whole genome shotgun sequence genomic region harbors:
- a CDS encoding regulator of chromosome condensation domain-containing protein (Similar to RCC1) → MKIYSWGSGNLGQLGIGNTDDSVSTPTLVLPPDGKKDYEIVNDIVGGGCHSMMIIDNGDLYTFGSNDSGQLGINSNEQQQQQQQQQQQQQQQQQQQQQQQQYQTIPTILNYFKINSIKIKNCSGGWAHSLACDNNGNIYSWGSNSHGQLGIDTTCSLNSTLSTSNNKNNNNNNNNNNNNNNNNNNNNNNNNNNNNNSGGVIKKKIVLKKKKVERKNLNEPKLIEILFNNKIRIVSVSCGMRHSIALSSENDVYGWGCNKFGQLSNLIDGNSLKSNNNNNNINDIADPMVQDSPKLINFKNEIKIIQISCGFQHTLLLDINFKNVLSFGQNKFGQLGNGNFIDQSNPCVIDISSFILPTSTSKSLNDIKIKEIQCGWSNSCLLTNQDKLYICGRGEYGILGDNRDLSLDNSNSNQFKLLNSESFNENKIKNFSIGSEHILIQVYSNDNNNNNNNNNNIYSFGWNEHYQLGLCEPIIIGKDGDNKSFPQLLPSIKGNDKSLVKAGGGNSFFILP, encoded by the exons atgaaaatttattctT gGGGATCAGGAAATTTAGGACAATTAGGTATTGGTAATACTGATGATAGTGTTAGTACACCAACTTTAGTTTTACCACCAGATGGTAAAAAAGATTATGAAATTGTCAATGATATAGTTGGCGGAGGTTGTCATTCAATGATGATTATTGATAATGGAGATCTATATACATTTGGTTCAAATGATAGTGGTCAATTAggaataaattcaaatgaacaacaacaacaacaacaacaacaacaacaacaacaacaacaacaacaacaacaacaacaacaacaacaacaatatcaaacaattccaacaatattaaattactttaaaataaactcaattaaaataaaaaattgttcaGGAGGATGGGCACATAGTTTAGCATGtgataataatggaaatatTTATTCATGGGGTTCAAATAGTCATGGTCAATTGGGTATAGATACAACTTGTTCCTTAAATTCAACtttatcaacatcaaataataaaaataataataataataataataataataataataataataataataataataataataataataataataataataataataataatagtggtggagttattaaaaaaaaaattgtattaaagaaaaagaaagttgaaagaaagaatttaaatgaaccaaagttaattgaaattttatttaataataaaattagaataGTTAGTGTATCATGTGGAATGAGACATTCAATTGCTTTATCAAGTGAAAATGATGTATACGGTTGGGGTTGTAATAAATTTGgtcaattatcaaatttaattgatggaAATAGTTTAaagagtaataataataataataatatcaatgatATTGCTGATCCAATGGTTCAAGATtcaccaaaattaattaattttaaaaatgaaattaaaatcattcaaaTTTCATGTGGATTTCAGCATACTCTTTTATtggatattaattttaaaaatgtattaTCATTTGGTCAAAATAAATTCGGACAATTAGGTAATGGTAATTTCATTGATCAATCAAATCCTTGTGTGATTGATATTTCATCATTTATATTACCAACTTCTacatcaaaatcattaaatgatattaaaataaaagagatACAATGTGGTTGGAGTAATAGTTGTTTATTGACGAACCaagataaattatatatatgtgGTCGTGGTGAGTATGGTATTTTAGGTGATAATAGAGATCTATCActtgataatagtaattcaaatcaatttaaactattaaataGCGAatcttttaatgaaaataaaattaaaaacttttcaaTTGGTTCTGAGCATATCTTAATTCAAGTttattcaaatgataataataataataataataataataataatatatattcatTTGGTTGGAATGAACATTATCAATTAGGTCTTTGTGAACCAATTATAATTGGTAaagatggtgataataaatcatttccACAACTATTACCTTCAATCAAAGGAAATGATAAAAGTTTAGTTAAAGCAGGTGGAggaaattcattttttattttaccttga